One Diospyros lotus cultivar Yz01 chromosome 1, ASM1463336v1, whole genome shotgun sequence genomic window carries:
- the LOC127794661 gene encoding uncharacterized protein LOC127794661: MNSATILLQWLPLFFLLFSTSVSSSPHKIPKLSPLLETILASTKPGSLSDDFKTFFYNQTLDHFNYRPESYAIFQQRYVINFKHWGGANTSSPILAYLGAEAPLDGDLTGVGFLTENAPRFNALQVYIEHRYYGKSIPFGTLEEALKNASLRGYFNSAQAIADYAELLLYLKKNLTAQHSPVIVVGGSYGGMLASWFRLKYPHIALGALASSAPILYFDHITPQNGYYSIVTKDFKEESESCYRAIRESWAEIDLVASQPDGLSILSHQFNTCAQLNKPSELKDYLDSVYSTAAQYNHPPNYPVTQICGGIDGAPKGSHLLSKIFAGLVAYKGKKPCYDTDQYNYPTETNIGYGWQRCSEMVMPIGRGSNDTMFPPAPFDLGNFTKDCKTQYGVSPRPHWVTTYYGGHDIKTVLNKFASNIIFSNGLRDPYSSGGVLENISETVLAVYTVNGSHCLDIILEKQSDPEWLIQQRSTEVQIIEGWIAKYYADLLLLKK, translated from the exons ATGAACTCTGCAACAATTTTGCTCCAATGGCTTCcactcttcttccttctcttctcaaCCTCTGTTTCATCGTCCCCGCATAAGATCCCAAAGCTCAGTCCGCTGCTAGAGACAATCCTGGCTAGCACCAAACCGGGGTCTCTTTCCGATGATTTCAAGACTTTCTTCTACAATCAGACACTGGATCACTTCAACTACAGGCCTGAAAGCTATGCCATTTTCCAGCAGAGATATGTGATCAATTTCAAGCACTGGGGTGGTGCAAATACAAGCTCTCCAATCTTGGCTTACCTTGGTGCGGAGGCTCCACTAGACGGCGATCTAACCGGTGTTGGATTTCTCACTGAGAACGCCCCAAGATTCAACGCTCTCCAAGTTTACATAGAG CATCGGTACTACGGGAAATCGATTCCATTTGGGACGCTGGAAGAAGCTTTGAAGAATGCCAGCTTGCGTGGCTATTTCAATTCAGCTCAGGCCATAGCAGACTATGCAGAGCTGCTGCTATACCTCAAGAAGAATTTGACTGCTCAGCATTCTCCAGTTATTGTCGTGGGAGGATCTTATGGGGGAA TGCTTGCTTCGTGGTTTCGGCTCAAGTATCCCCACATTGCACTTGGAGCTCTGGCCTCATCAGCCCCCATCCTTTACTTCGACCACATCACCCCACAAAACGGATACTATTCCATTGTCACCAAGGATTTCAAG GAAGAAAGTGAGAGCTGCTACAGGGCAATACGCGAATCATGGGCTGAAATCGATCTAGTTGCTTCCCAGCCTGACGGTCTCTCAATCCTGAGCCATCAATTCAATACTTGCGC GCAGCTGAACAAGCCTTCTGAGCTCAAGGACTACTTGGACTCGGTCTATTCCACTGCAGCTCAATATAACCATCCACCAAATTACCCAGTTACTCAAATCTGTGGAGGCATAGATGGGGCACCAAAAGGAAGCCATCTTCTCAGTAAAATTTTTGCCGGCCTTGTTGCCTACAAAGGCAAGAAGCCATGCTATGACACAGACCAGTACAATTATCCCACAGAAACAAATATAGGATATGGATGGCAA AGATGCAGTGAGATGGTGATGCCAATTGGCCGGGGCAGCAACGACACAATGTTCCCACCGGCGCCTTTCGATCTGGGCAACTTCACAAAGGACTGCAAGACCCAGTATGGTGTGTCACCAAGGCCCCATTGGGTCACAACTTACTATGGAGGCCAT GATATAAAGACTGTTCTTAACAAATTTGCCAGCAACATCATCTTCTCCAATGGACTCAGAGATCCTTACAGTAGTGGAGG GGTACTGGAAAATATATCAGAGACTGTTCTTGCTGTTTATACAGTTAATG GATCCCATTGCTTGGATATTATCCTAGAGAAGCAAAGTGACCCAGAATGGTTAATACAGCAGAGGAGCACAGAAGTCCAGATCATTGAAGGATGGATCGCAAAGTACTATGCTGATCTTCTTTTgttgaaaaaatga
- the LOC127803342 gene encoding LOW QUALITY PROTEIN: vacuolar protein sorting-associated protein 41 homolog (The sequence of the model RefSeq protein was modified relative to this genomic sequence to represent the inferred CDS: deleted 1 base in 1 codon) — protein MAPKPSENGVDGDDEREEEEDSEEEEEGGEEEEEEEDEPRLKYQRMGGSVPSLLASDAASCIAVAERMIALGTHGGSVHILDFLGNQVKEFPTHTATVNDLCFDVEGEYIGSCSDDGSVVINSLFTDEKMRFDYHRPMKTIALDPDYARKSSRRFVAGGLAGHLYFNTKKWIGYRDQVLHSGEGPIHAAKWRTSLVAWANDAGVKVYDTANDQRVTFIERPRGSPRPELLLPHLVWQDDTLLVIGWGTSVKIASIRANQNKGMNGTHRHIPMSRMNQVDIVASFQTSYFISGIAPFGDSLVVLAYIPAEEDREKGFTNNVPSRQGNAQRPEVRVVTWNNDELATDALPVHGFEHYKAKDYSLAHAPFSGSSYAGGQWAAGDEPLYYIVSPKDVVIAKPRDAEDHISWLLQHGWHEKALAAVEAGQGRSELLDEVGSRYLDHLIVERKYAEAASLCPKLLRGSASSWESWVFRFAHLRQLPVLVPYIPTENPRLRDTAYEVALVSLATNPSFHKDLLSMVKSWPPVIYSALPVISAIEPQLNTSSMTDSLKEALAELYVIDGQYEKAFSLYADLMKPDVFDFIEKHQLHDVIPEKVVQLMMVDCKRAVLLFTQHRDLATPSEVVSQLLAVGNKCDSRFFLHLYLHSLFEVNPHAGKDFHDMQVELYAEYDKKMLLPFLRSSQHYTLEKAYEICVKSNLLREQVFILGRMGNSKQALAVIINKLGDIQEAIEFVNMQHDDDLWEELIKQCLHKPEMVGVLLEHTVGNLDPLYIVNMVPNGLEIPRLRDRLVKIITDYRTETSLRHGCNDILKTDCVNLLIKYYNEAKRGIQLSYEEDEARAKRDDSRASGSTDRVPNTRTIEVKSKTRGGGRCCICFDPFSIQNVSIIVFFCCHAYHINCLSDSTNSVTAEKGAAAAASREALSYYEYDNGVDDDEEEDHEKDSASGAPRMRCILCTTATGR, from the exons ATGGCTCCGAAGCCATCGGAGAACGGCGTCGACGGCGACGATGAGCGCGAAGAGGAGGAAGAttcggaggaggaggaggaagggggg gaggaggaggaggaagaggaggatgaGCCGAGGTTGAAGTACCAGAGGATGGGCGGGAGTGTGCCCTCGCTGCTAGCTTCTGACGCTGCCTCGTGTATCGCCGTTGCGGAGCGAATGATCGCCCTCGGCACTCACGGCGGCTCTGTTCACATCCTTGATTTCCTCGGCAATCAA GTTAAGGAATTTCCAACTCATACTGCAACTGTAAATGATCTTTGCTTTGACGTGGAAGGTGAATACATTGGTAGCTGTTCAGATGATGGATCTGTTGTGATAAACAGTCTTTTTACGGATGAGAAAATGAGATTTGATTATCATCGCCCAATGAAGACGATTGCCCTGGATCCAGATTATGCAAGAAAATCATCCAGAAGGTTTGTTGCCGGTGGTTTAGCAGGTCActtatattttaatacaaaGAAGTGGATAGGCTACCGTGACCAG GTTCTGCACTCTGGTGAAGGCCCAATTCATGCAGCGAAGTGGAGGACTAGTCTCGTTGCTTGGGCTAATGATGCAGGTGTGAAGGTGTATGATACTGCTAATGATCAGCGGGTTACCTTTATCGAGAGACCACGAGGAAGCCCGCGCCCTGAACTTCTGCTTCCTCACTTAGTTTGGCAG GATGATACTCTCTTGGTAATTGGCTGGGGAACATCTGTGAAAATTGCATCAATAAGAGCAAATCAAAACAAAGGCATGAATGGGACTCATAGGCATATCCCCATGTCTAGAATGAACCAGGTGGACATTGTGGCATCATTCCAAACCAGCTATTTCATCTCTGGAATTGCTCCCTTTGGTGATTCTCTTGTTGTTCTGGCTTACATTCCTGCCGAAGAAGATAGAGAGAAGGGATTTACCAACAATGTTCCATCACGTCAG GGAAATGCTCAGAGACCAGAAGTGCGTGTAGTCACATGGAACAACGATGAGCTTGCTACAGATGCTCTACCTGTCCATGGCTTTGAGCATTACAAAGCGAAGGACTATTCACTTGCTCATGCTCCATTCTCAG GTAGCAGCTATGCAGGTGGTCAATGGGCTGCTGGTGATGAGCCATTATACTATATTGTATCCCCGAAGGATGTAGTAATTGCAAAACCTAG GGATGCAGAAGATCATATTTCTTGGCTTCTTCAACATGGATGGCATGAAAAAGCCTTAGCAGCAGTTGAGGCTGGACAAGGGCGGAGTGAGCTTCTCGATGAG GTGGGTTCAAGGTATCTCGACCATTTGATAGTGGAAAGGAAGTATGCTGAGGCAGCATCTTTATGTCCCAAATTGTTGCGAGGATCTGCTTCATCATGGGAGAG CTGGGTTTTCCGCTTTGCTCATCTTCGTCAGCTTCCTGTGTTGGTCCCATACATACCAACTGAAAATCCAAGACTACGGGATACTGCTTACGAG GTTGCTCTTGTTTCTCTGGCAACAAATCCATCTTTTCACAAGGATCTTTTGTCAATGGTCAAATCTTGGCCTCCTGTAATTTATTCTGCCTTGCCTGTTATCTCAGCCATAGAACCTCAGCTTAATACTTCATCCATGACTGATTCACTGAAAGAG GCACTAGCAGAGTTGTATGTCATTGATGGACAGTATGAAAAAGCTTTTTCACTATATGCTGAT CTTATGAAGCCAGATGTATTTGACTTCATTGAAAAACATCAGTTACATGATGTGATTCCTGAAAAG GTTGTTCAACTTATGATGGTAGATTGCAAACGTGCAGTACTTTTGTTTACCCAGCATAGGGATTTAGCCACTCCATCCGAAGTTGTTTCACAACTACTGGCTGTTGGGAATAAATGTGATTCCAGATTCTTTTTGCATCTATACCTACATTCTCTATTTGAAGTTAACCCGCATGCTGGAAAGGATTTCCATGATATGCAG GTGGAGCTTTATGCAGAGTATGATAAAAAAATGTTGCTTCCATTTCTTCGCAGTAGTCAGCActatacccttgagaag GCATATGAAATTTGTGTGAAGAGCAATCTTTTGAGAGAGCAAGTTTTCATCCTTGGAAGAATGGGAAACTCGAAACAAGCACTTGCagtgataataaataaattagggGATATTCAAGAG GCTATAGAATTTGTGAATATGCAGCATGATGATGACCTTTGGGAAGAATTGATAAAGCAGTGTCTTCATAAGCCTGAAATG GTGGGGGTGCTGCTGGAGCACACTGTTGGCAATCTTGATCCTCTCTATATTGTGAATATGGTGCCCAATGGCCTAGAGATACCTCG GTTGAGGGATCGGCTAGTGAAAATCATAACAGACTATAGGACGGAAACTTCCCTTAGACATGGATGCAATGATATCCTTAAG ACGGATTGTGTTAACCTGTTGATCAAATACTATAATGAAGCAAAGCGTGGAATTCAATTGAGCTACGAAGAAGATGAAGCGCGTGCTAAAAGGGACGACAGTAGGGCTTCCGGGTCAACTGATAGAGTGCCAAACACAAGAACAATCGAGGTCAAGTCGAAGACTAGAGGAGGTGGAAGGTGTTGCATTTGCTTTGATCCCTTCTCAATACAGAATGTATCGATCATAGTATTCTTTTGCTGTCATGCCTACCATATTAATTGTCTCTCGGATTCTACCAATTCGGTTACTGCTGAGAAAGGGGCAGCAGCAGCCGCTTCCCGGGAAGCGTTATCCTATTACGAGTATGATAATGGTGTTGACGATGATGAGGAGGAAGACCACGAAAAAGATTCTGCTTCGGGTGCCCCTCGGATGCGTTGTATCTTGTGTACTACAGCAACCGGCCGTTGA